A genomic region of Vicia villosa cultivar HV-30 ecotype Madison, WI unplaced genomic scaffold, Vvil1.0 ctg.006126F_1_1, whole genome shotgun sequence contains the following coding sequences:
- the LOC131642925 gene encoding enoyl-CoA delta isomerase 2, peroxisomal-like — MCSLEKRENLWILTITGDDQNRLNPTLIDSLLSTITNLATQSSPGSVLITTAKGKFFSNGFDLLYARAAGSKTAAAVRLQSMVDSFICCDVCHGSADASSLRIAVLNDTECRVAFDLKIREWLMLLSFDLNLAGLKGFQDVVDSEMVQSVVGLA; from the exons ATGTGCAGTCTCGAGAAACGTGAAAATCTATGGATCCTAACCATCACCGGCGACGATCAAAACCGCCTCAATCCAACGCTAATCGACTCCCTTCTCTCAACCATAACAAATCTCGCCACTCAATCATCTCCCGGTTCCGTCCTCATCACCACCGCCAAAGGCAAATTCTTCTCCAACGGCTTCGACTTGCTATACGCTCGCGCCGCCGGCTCCAAAACCGCCGCGGCCGTTCGTCttcaatcaatggtggattctttTATATGTTGTGATGTATGTCACGGATCCGCAGATGCAAGCTCGTTGAGAATTGCTGTGTTAAATGATACTGAATGTCGAGTTGCATTTGATTTGAAG ATTAGGGAATGGTTGATGCTGCTTTCTTTTGATCTGAATCTTGCGGGTCTCAAAGGATTTCAGGATGTCGTGGATTCGGAGATGGTGCAAAGTGTTGTCGGTTTAGCGTGA
- the LOC131642927 gene encoding pentatricopeptide repeat-containing protein At1g08070, chloroplastic-like, which translates to MKLQNLNQIAKHAQFQLTRNPNPQFLNQNLALLAKSHEDNGNAFFNLYNQMLSFSDSSSHNHYTFTHALKACSSFHAFSKGLEIHARLVKSGHISDRFIHNSLLHFYLSSNDVVSATRVFQSIPSPDVVSWTSLISGLSKCGFESKAIETFSSMNVKPNSLTLVSAFSACSTLGALRFGKAIHAYGIKLRIDGNIVFCNAALDLYAKCGSLMNAHNMFVKMSKRDVISWTTLLMGYARGGHCDEAVEVFKQMVVSGEAEPNEATVVTVLSACASAGSLSLGCWVHSYIEKRIDLCIDGNIGNALVNMYVKCGDMKMGLKVFKMVVCKDVISWGTVICGLGMNGYGKQAVQIFSQMLVHGVLPDDVTFIGLLSACSHVGLVGEGMMFFKAMRDSYGIVPQMRHYGCMVDMYGRAGMFEEAVVFIRGMPVEAEGPIWGSLLQACKIHGNEETSEWIRGQLGDKKVGVGTVALLSNIYASSERWEDADKVRKRMRGPGLKKVAGFSWIEPEVRLDLDSSLCVALGILRED; encoded by the coding sequence ATGAAGCTTCAAAATCTGAATCAAATTGCGAAACACGCTCAATTTCAATTAACCAGAAACCCTAACCCCCAATTTCTAAACCAAAACCTCGCACTCCTTGCAAAATCTCACGAAGACAATGGCAACGCTTTCTTCAATCTCTACAACCAAATGCTCTCTTTTTCCGATTCTTCATCTCACAACCACTACACCTTCACCCACGCGCTCAAAGCTTGTTCCTCTTTTCACGCGTTCTCCAAAGGCCTCGAAATCCACGCGCGTCTCGTCAAATCCGGTCACATCTCCGACCGCTTCATCCACAACTCGCTCCTCCACTTCTACCTTTCCTCCAACGACGTCGTTTCCGCTACTCGCGTTTTTCAGTCAATTCCTTCACCCGACGTCGTTTCATGGACCTCGTTAATCTCAGGTCTATCAAAATGCGGATTTGAATCGAAAGCTATCGAAACATTCTCTTCCATGAACGTGAAGCCGAATTCATTAACTCTCGTAAGTGCTTTTTCCGCTTGTTCCACTCTCGGAGCTCTTAGATTTGGTAAAGCTATTCATGCTTACGGAATCAAGTTACGGATTGATGGGAACATTGTTTTTTGTAACGCTGCGTTGGATTTGTATGCAAAGTGTGGGTCTTTGATGAATGCGCATAACATGTTTGTGAAAATGTCTAAGAGGGATGTTATTTCTTGGACTACTTTGTTAATGGGTTATGCACGTGGAGGACACTGTGATGAGGCTGTTGAGGTTTTCAAACAAATGGTGGTTAGTGGAGAAGCTGAACCTAATGAGGCAACTGTTGTAACTGTGTTGTCAGCTTGTGCTTCTGCTGGTTCTCTGAGTTTGGGGTGTTGGGTGCATTCTTATATTGAGAAAAGGATTGATCTTTGTATTGATGGAAATATTGGGAATGCATTGGTTAACATGTATGTTAAATGTGGTGATATGAAAATGGGGTTGAAGGTGTTTAAGATGGTTGTTTGTAAGGATGTTATTTCTTGGGGTACTGTTATTTGTGGATTGGGTATGAATGGATATGGCAAACAAGCTGTGCAGATATTTTCGCAAATGTTGGTTCATGGGGTTTTACCGGATGATGTGACTTTTATCGGGTTGCTGTCTGCATGTAGCCATGTTGGTTTGGTTGGTGAGGGAATGATGTTCTTCAAAGCTATGAGAGATAGTTATGGCATTGTGCCACAGATGAGGCATTATGGTTGTATGGTAGATATGTATGGACGTGCTGGTATGTTTGAGGAAGCTGTGGTTTTCATTAGAGGTATGCCTGTTGAAGCTGAGGGGCCTATTTGGGGTTCTCTTCTTCAGGCTTGTAAAATTCATGGTAATGAAGAGACGTCTGAATGGATTAGGGGACAACTAGGTGACAAAAAAGTTGGTGTTGGTACTGTTGCTTTATTATCTAACATTTATGCAAGTTCTGAAAGGTGGGAGGATGCTGATAAGGTTCGGAAAAGAATGAGAGGCCCTGGATTGAAAAAGGTCGCTGGATTTAGTTGGATTGAACCTGAGGTTAGATTGGATTTGGATTCAAGTTTATGTGTTGCTTTAGGGATCCTTAGGGAAGATTGA